DNA sequence from the Arthrobacter sp. V1I9 genome:
GCCCCGGTGAATTTGGGCTCCTGGGCTCCATCATGGCGGTGGGCACACTGGCCGGCGCGCTGCTGGCTGCGCGCAGGGCGGGGCCGCGGCTGCGGTTCCTGCTCGGCGGGGCGCTCGGGCTCGGGGTCTTCACGCTTCTTGGAAGCGTCTCGCCGTCGTTCTGGCTGTATGCCGTGGTGCTGATACCTGTCGGCTTGGCGTCAATCACGTTCCTGAACAGCTGCAACACCAGCATCCAACTCTCGGTGGAGCCCCAGTTCCGCGGACGCGTACTGGCCCTGTACCTGGCAGTCCTGCAGGGCGGAACCGCCGTGGGGGCACCGTTGATGGGCTGGATTGGCTCGGAGTTCGGCGCACGCTGGTCCGTGGCGGCCGGCGGTGCGGTGGTTTTGGTAACTGCGCTGTTTGCCGTGACCATGGTCAGCCGGAGGAGCCACATGACCTTCCGCGACAACCTTCGGATCGTGTTCCGCAGGCGGCGCCAGCCGGCGCTCTAAAGGACCGGACGACGGCGTCGCCGGACTTCCGCTGCGGGAAGCCTCAGGTGGGGCTGCTGTGGGTGGCGCGTGCCGGCGTCGTCAGCTCCTTCTTGCTGCCACAGCCTCGGTGAGCGACTTCAGCCAGCGTTCGAAGTCCGGCGGAAAGATGTCTGCGGCGGGGGCAGGAATGACCGCGCTGCGGCGGACCTCATATGTATACATGGCCCCAGCTTGGGAGCCGGCCACGTCTGCACAGGCCACCGCACCGTCGAAGTGGCTATCCCGCAGTACCTAGCCTTGGGCCGACCCGCCGAGCACCACGTTCACCGGTTCCTTGCCCTCAAGCATCAGCCCGATCTGCTGCTTGATCAGCCGGACCATCCGCGGGAACATCGCCGAGCTCGCCCCGCCCACGTGCGGGGTAATCAGCACATTGGGGGCAGTCCACAGCGGATGGTCGGCCGGCAGCGGCTCCGGATCCGTGACGTCCAAGGCAGCCCGCAAACGGCCGGAGGACGTCTCGGCCAGCAACGCATCGGTGTCCGCCACTTGACCGCGGGCCACGTTCACCAACAGGGCGCCATCGGGCATGGCGGCGAGGAACTTCCCGTCCACGAGCTTCTGTGTCTGCTCGCTCAGGGGAACGCTGACCACCACGATGTCGTGGAGCGGCAGCTGCTCGTACAGCGAGTCAATCCCAAAAATCTTTCCGCCGGAGTCCTCGCGTTCGCGGCTGGCCATCCGGGTAACGTGTGTTTCGAACGGCAGCAGCCGAGCCTCGATGGCCTTGCCCACTCCCCCGTAACCGACCAGCAGCACGCGTCTGTCTGCCAGGCTGGGCCGCTCGCCGTTGCCCCACGTCCCGCTGGCCTGGTTCCGCACGAAGTCCACCATCCCGCGCTGGCTGGCGATCATCATCCCCAGGGCGAGCTCCGCCGTCGACGTCTCGTGGACGCTCGCCGCGTTGGCGAAAACGAAGCCGCCGGACAGAACGTCCTCGACGCCGTCGTACCCGATGGACTGGCTTTGGATCAGGCCGATGTCCGCTGACTTCAGCGCCGCCAACACCTCCGGGCCGCGTATGTACGGCGGCACCACGATGTCCAACCGTTCGGCGGGGGCAGGCCCGGAAAAGTCCCACAGCAGGAACTCGACGCCGGTGGTCGGCTCCAGCGCATCCAGCAGTTTCTGATCCGGAAGAGAGACGCGCAGCGGCCCGGTCATGCCGCCACCACGGGGAGTTGGAAGGATTTCATAAGGGTGATCTTAGTGTGCTGTGCCGTCGAAGAGCAGTTGGCTGACCGCTTTGGTTACTCGACTTGGGCCAGCGCCTGCGCCGTT
Encoded proteins:
- a CDS encoding 2-hydroxyacid dehydrogenase, translated to MTGPLRVSLPDQKLLDALEPTTGVEFLLWDFSGPAPAERLDIVVPPYIRGPEVLAALKSADIGLIQSQSIGYDGVEDVLSGGFVFANAASVHETSTAELALGMMIASQRGMVDFVRNQASGTWGNGERPSLADRRVLLVGYGGVGKAIEARLLPFETHVTRMASREREDSGGKIFGIDSLYEQLPLHDIVVVSVPLSEQTQKLVDGKFLAAMPDGALLVNVARGQVADTDALLAETSSGRLRAALDVTDPEPLPADHPLWTAPNVLITPHVGGASSAMFPRMVRLIKQQIGLMLEGKEPVNVVLGGSAQG